Proteins found in one Oncorhynchus keta strain PuntledgeMale-10-30-2019 chromosome 2, Oket_V2, whole genome shotgun sequence genomic segment:
- the LOC118362325 gene encoding secretory carrier-associated membrane protein 5-like isoform X2 translates to MAENNFPPIPGFIPLQPCFYQDFDEEIPEQHRTMCKRLYHLWILYAITLAVNLAGCFVWMLGGGGVTNFGMAIIWLILFTPCSYACWFRPIYKAFKTDSSFNFMAFFFVFMAQVGISIIQCIGIPGWGNCGWLATISFFSYNLWIALLMLIPTLFFTATATLSFIALTKVHNFYRGSGGSIGKAQEEWTTGAWKNPHIQQAAQQAAMGAATGAMMPDQQYSSNTPQYNDNQM, encoded by the exons ATGGCTG AGAATAACTTCCCTCCAATACCGGGGTTCATCCCCCTGCAGCCGTGTTTCTACCAGGACTTTGATGAGGAGATCCCTGAACAGCATCGCACCATGTGCAAGAGACTCTACCACCTGTGGATCT TGTATGCAATCACCCTGGCTGTGAATCTGGCGGGCTGCTTTGTGTGGATGCTGGGTGGAGGGGGTGTGACAAATTTTGGCATGGCCATCATATGGTTGATACTCTTCACCCCCTGCTCCTATGCATGCTGGTTCAGGCCCATCTACAAGGCCTTCAA GACTGACAGCTCGTTCAACTTCATGGCGTTCTTCTTTGTGTTCATGGCCCAGGTGGGCATCAGTATTATCCAGTGCATAGGGATCCCAGGCTGGGGAAACTG CGGCTGGCTGGCCACCATCTCTTTTTTCAGCTACAACCTTTGGATCGCCTTGCTGATGCTCATCCCCACCCTCTTTTTCACTGCCACGGCAACGCTGTCATTCATCGCCCTCACCAAG gtccataACTTCTACCGTGGCAGCGGGGGCAGCATAGGCAAGGCTCAGGAGGAGTGGACCACAGGGGCCTGGAAGAACCCCCACATCCAGCAGGCAGCGCAGCAGGCAGCTATGGGAGCCGCCACGGGGGCCATGATGCCGGATCAGCAGTACTCCAGCAACACCCCACAGTACAATGACAACCAGATGTAG
- the LOC118362325 gene encoding secretory carrier-associated membrane protein 5-like isoform X1, with protein sequence MAAENNFPPIPGFIPLQPCFYQDFDEEIPEQHRTMCKRLYHLWILYAITLAVNLAGCFVWMLGGGGVTNFGMAIIWLILFTPCSYACWFRPIYKAFKTDSSFNFMAFFFVFMAQVGISIIQCIGIPGWGNCGWLATISFFSYNLWIALLMLIPTLFFTATATLSFIALTKVHNFYRGSGGSIGKAQEEWTTGAWKNPHIQQAAQQAAMGAATGAMMPDQQYSSNTPQYNDNQM encoded by the exons ATGGCTG CAGAGAATAACTTCCCTCCAATACCGGGGTTCATCCCCCTGCAGCCGTGTTTCTACCAGGACTTTGATGAGGAGATCCCTGAACAGCATCGCACCATGTGCAAGAGACTCTACCACCTGTGGATCT TGTATGCAATCACCCTGGCTGTGAATCTGGCGGGCTGCTTTGTGTGGATGCTGGGTGGAGGGGGTGTGACAAATTTTGGCATGGCCATCATATGGTTGATACTCTTCACCCCCTGCTCCTATGCATGCTGGTTCAGGCCCATCTACAAGGCCTTCAA GACTGACAGCTCGTTCAACTTCATGGCGTTCTTCTTTGTGTTCATGGCCCAGGTGGGCATCAGTATTATCCAGTGCATAGGGATCCCAGGCTGGGGAAACTG CGGCTGGCTGGCCACCATCTCTTTTTTCAGCTACAACCTTTGGATCGCCTTGCTGATGCTCATCCCCACCCTCTTTTTCACTGCCACGGCAACGCTGTCATTCATCGCCCTCACCAAG gtccataACTTCTACCGTGGCAGCGGGGGCAGCATAGGCAAGGCTCAGGAGGAGTGGACCACAGGGGCCTGGAAGAACCCCCACATCCAGCAGGCAGCGCAGCAGGCAGCTATGGGAGCCGCCACGGGGGCCATGATGCCGGATCAGCAGTACTCCAGCAACACCCCACAGTACAATGACAACCAGATGTAG